A window from Pleuronectes platessa chromosome 6, fPlePla1.1, whole genome shotgun sequence encodes these proteins:
- the rap1gapa gene encoding rap1 GTPase-activating protein 1 isoform X8: protein MPQRKRSFTFGAYGGVDKTFAKARSKWKQDGSDPRISATLEPQLFQPTLPYTTSPFPKSPDLFEMIEKMQGNRMDEQRCSFPPPLKTEEDYIPYPSVHEVLGRRSPFPLILLPQFGGFWIEGNNHELSERVDTVQTQPLSPSTRTKLECNTMAMLYRKHFLGKEHFDYYSVDGALGHLVFSLKYDVIGDQEHLRLMLRTKLKTYHDVIPISCLTEFPNVVQMAKLVCEEVNVDRFFPVLYPKASRLIVTFDEHVINNNFKFGVVYQKFGQTSEEELFGNSDESPAFVEFLEFLGEKIELHNFKGFRGGLDVTHGQTGAESVYCNYRNKEVMFHVSTKLPYTEGDTQQLQRKRHIGNDIVAIVFQEENTPFVPDMIASNFLHGYVVVQVVNPCSDNVLYKVSVTARDDVPFFGPALPNPAVFKKGPEFHEFLFTKLINAEYACYKAEKFAKLEERTRSALLETLYEELHVNSQAMMGLGGEDDKLENGSGGGGGFFESFKRVIRSRSHSMDAMGLALKKPHTFSTSLSGSLTHNPAESPKFPGIAPNRIFSLFPSKITNHFY from the exons ATGCCgcagagaaagaggagtttCACTTTTGGAGCCTATGGGGG GGTGGACAAGACCTTCGCCAAGGCCAGAAGCAAATG GAAACAAGATGGGAGTGACCCGCGGATTTCTGCAACACTAGAGCCACAGCTGTTCCAGCCCACACTCCCATACACCACCTCGCCATTCCCCAAG AGCCCAGATTTATTTGAAATGATTGAGAAGATGCAG GGCAACAGGATGGATGAGCAGCGATGCAGCTTCCCCCCCCCGCTCAAG ACTGAGGAGGACTACATTCCGTACCCAAGTGTCCATGAG GTGTTGGGCAGAAGAAGCCCCTTCCCCCTCATCCTCCTGCCTCAGTTCGGGGGATTTTGGATCGAGGGGAACAACCATGAGCTGAGTGAGCGGGTGGACACGGTGCAGACGCAGCCGCTGTCCCCAAGCACCCGCACCAAGCTGGAGTGTAACACCATGGCCATGCTCTACCGGAAACACTTCCTGGGAAAG GAGCACTTTGATTACTACTCAGTGGACGGGGCCCTGGGACATCTGGTGTTCTCCCTGAAGTACGATGTGATCGGGGACCAGGAACATCTCCGGCTCATGCTCAG GACCAAACTGAAAACCTACCACGATGTGATCCCCATTTCCTGTCTGACCGAGTTTCCCAACGTGGTCCAAATGGCCAAG CTTGTCTGTGAAGAGGTCAACGTGGATCGCTTTTTTCCAGTTCTTTATCCAAAA GCATCACGACTAATCGTCACCTTCGATGAACATGTGATAAACAACAATTTCAAATTCGGTGTCGTGTATCAGAAGTTCGGACAG ACTTCAGAGGAAGAGCTGTTTGGCAACAGTGACGAGAGTCCGGCCTTCGTCGAGTTCCTGGAGTTTTTAGGAGAAAAAATCGAGCTGCACAACTTTAAAGG CTTCCGTGGAGGGCTGGACGTGACTCATGGGCAGACGGGAGCAGAATCTGTCTACTGCAACTACCGCAACAAGGAGGTCATGTTCCATGTGTCCACAAAGCTGCCGTACACAGAGGGGGACACCCAGCAG TTACAGAGGAAGCGACACATAGGGAACGATATCGTGGCCATCGTGTTCCAAGAGGAGAACACTCCGTTCGTACCGGACATGATCGCCTCCAACTTCCTCCACGGCTACGTCGTGGTCCAAGTGGTCAACCCGTGTTCTGACAATGTTCTCTACAAG GTGTCAGTGACAGCACGGGATGACGTTCCTTTCTTTGGTCCGGCCCTCCCAAACCCGGCTGTCTTTAAAAAA GGCCCTGAATTCCATGAATTCCTTTTTACTAAGCTCATCAATGCAGAATACGCCTGTTACAAAGCTGAGAAATTTGCCAAATTAGAG GAGCGAACGCGGTCGGCTTTGTTGGAGACGCTGTACGAGGAGCTTCATGTGAACAGCCAGGCCATGATGGGACTCGGAGGAGAGGACGACAAACTGGAAAacgggagtggaggaggaggggggttctTCGAGTCCTTCAAG CGGGTGATCCGCAGCAGGAGCCACTCTATGGACGCCATGGGTCTTGCTCTCAAGAAGCCGCACACATTCTCCACTAGCCTGAGCGGCAGCTTAACCCACAACCCCGCAGAGAGCCCCAAATTCCCAGGGATA GCACCGAACAGGATTTTCAGTCTGTTTCCTTCCAAAATAACGAATCATTTCTATTAA
- the rap1gapa gene encoding rap1 GTPase-activating protein 1 isoform X7, with the protein MPQRKRSFTFGAYGGVDKTFAKARSKWKQDGSDPRISATLEPQLFQPTLPYTTSPFPKSPDLFEMIEKMQGNRMDEQRCSFPPPLKTEEDYIPYPSVHEVLGRRSPFPLILLPQFGGFWIEGNNHELSERVDTVQTQPLSPSTRTKLECNTMAMLYRKHFLGKEHFDYYSVDGALGHLVFSLKYDVIGDQEHLRLMLRTKLKTYHDVIPISCLTEFPNVVQMAKLVCEEVNVDRFFPVLYPKASRLIVTFDEHVINNNFKFGVVYQKFGQTSEEELFGNSDESPAFVEFLEFLGEKIELHNFKGFRGGLDVTHGQTGAESVYCNYRNKEVMFHVSTKLPYTEGDTQQLQRKRHIGNDIVAIVFQEENTPFVPDMIASNFLHGYVVVQVVNPCSDNVLYKVSVTARDDVPFFGPALPNPAVFKKGPEFHEFLFTKLINAEYACYKAEKFAKLEERTRSALLETLYEELHVNSQAMMGLGGEDDKLENGSGGGGGFFESFKRVIRSRSHSMDAMGLALKKPHTFSTSLSGSLTHNPAESPKFPGISLLVPGKSPSKYGRRGSAIGIGTVEESLIIPGKSPTRKKSGPFSSRRSSAIGIENIQEVQERSRENSPNTQKTPDSGHVSQDPKSDNSSDQSSPEALTTAKIRV; encoded by the exons ATGCCgcagagaaagaggagtttCACTTTTGGAGCCTATGGGGG GGTGGACAAGACCTTCGCCAAGGCCAGAAGCAAATG GAAACAAGATGGGAGTGACCCGCGGATTTCTGCAACACTAGAGCCACAGCTGTTCCAGCCCACACTCCCATACACCACCTCGCCATTCCCCAAG AGCCCAGATTTATTTGAAATGATTGAGAAGATGCAG GGCAACAGGATGGATGAGCAGCGATGCAGCTTCCCCCCCCCGCTCAAG ACTGAGGAGGACTACATTCCGTACCCAAGTGTCCATGAG GTGTTGGGCAGAAGAAGCCCCTTCCCCCTCATCCTCCTGCCTCAGTTCGGGGGATTTTGGATCGAGGGGAACAACCATGAGCTGAGTGAGCGGGTGGACACGGTGCAGACGCAGCCGCTGTCCCCAAGCACCCGCACCAAGCTGGAGTGTAACACCATGGCCATGCTCTACCGGAAACACTTCCTGGGAAAG GAGCACTTTGATTACTACTCAGTGGACGGGGCCCTGGGACATCTGGTGTTCTCCCTGAAGTACGATGTGATCGGGGACCAGGAACATCTCCGGCTCATGCTCAG GACCAAACTGAAAACCTACCACGATGTGATCCCCATTTCCTGTCTGACCGAGTTTCCCAACGTGGTCCAAATGGCCAAG CTTGTCTGTGAAGAGGTCAACGTGGATCGCTTTTTTCCAGTTCTTTATCCAAAA GCATCACGACTAATCGTCACCTTCGATGAACATGTGATAAACAACAATTTCAAATTCGGTGTCGTGTATCAGAAGTTCGGACAG ACTTCAGAGGAAGAGCTGTTTGGCAACAGTGACGAGAGTCCGGCCTTCGTCGAGTTCCTGGAGTTTTTAGGAGAAAAAATCGAGCTGCACAACTTTAAAGG CTTCCGTGGAGGGCTGGACGTGACTCATGGGCAGACGGGAGCAGAATCTGTCTACTGCAACTACCGCAACAAGGAGGTCATGTTCCATGTGTCCACAAAGCTGCCGTACACAGAGGGGGACACCCAGCAG TTACAGAGGAAGCGACACATAGGGAACGATATCGTGGCCATCGTGTTCCAAGAGGAGAACACTCCGTTCGTACCGGACATGATCGCCTCCAACTTCCTCCACGGCTACGTCGTGGTCCAAGTGGTCAACCCGTGTTCTGACAATGTTCTCTACAAG GTGTCAGTGACAGCACGGGATGACGTTCCTTTCTTTGGTCCGGCCCTCCCAAACCCGGCTGTCTTTAAAAAA GGCCCTGAATTCCATGAATTCCTTTTTACTAAGCTCATCAATGCAGAATACGCCTGTTACAAAGCTGAGAAATTTGCCAAATTAGAG GAGCGAACGCGGTCGGCTTTGTTGGAGACGCTGTACGAGGAGCTTCATGTGAACAGCCAGGCCATGATGGGACTCGGAGGAGAGGACGACAAACTGGAAAacgggagtggaggaggaggggggttctTCGAGTCCTTCAAG CGGGTGATCCGCAGCAGGAGCCACTCTATGGACGCCATGGGTCTTGCTCTCAAGAAGCCGCACACATTCTCCACTAGCCTGAGCGGCAGCTTAACCCACAACCCCGCAGAGAGCCCCAAATTCCCAGGGATA TCGTTGCTTGTCCCAGGCAAAAGTCCCAGTAAATATGGACGTCGAGGCAGCGCCATAGGGATAGGAACAGTAGAAGAG TCGTTGATAATCCCGGGGAAAAGCCCGACCAGGAAGAAATCAGGTCCGTTTAGCTCCAGGAGAAGCAGCGCCATCGGTATTGAAAACATCCAAGAAGTccaggagaggag TCGAGAAAACTCCCCAAACACCCAGAAGACCCCCGACAGTGGCCACGTCTCTCAAGACCCCAAATCAGACAACTCATCCGATCAGAGCTCCCCCGAAGCTCTCACCACCGCTAAGATCAG GGTGTAG
- the rap1gapa gene encoding rap1 GTPase-activating protein 1 isoform X4: protein MPQRKRSFTFGAYGGVDKTFAKARSKWKQDGSDPRISATLEPQLFQPTLPYTTSPFPKSPDLFEMIEKMQGNRMDEQRCSFPPPLKTEEDYIPYPSVHEVLGRRSPFPLILLPQFGGFWIEGNNHELSERVDTVQTQPLSPSTRTKLECNTMAMLYRKHFLGKEHFDYYSVDGALGHLVFSLKYDVIGDQEHLRLMLRTKLKTYHDVIPISCLTEFPNVVQMAKLVCEEVNVDRFFPVLYPKASRLIVTFDEHVINNNFKFGVVYQKFGQTSEEELFGNSDESPAFVEFLEFLGEKIELHNFKGFRGGLDVTHGQTGAESVYCNYRNKEVMFHVSTKLPYTEGDTQQLQRKRHIGNDIVAIVFQEENTPFVPDMIASNFLHGYVVVQVVNPCSDNVLYKVSVTARDDVPFFGPALPNPAVFKKGPEFHEFLFTKLINAEYACYKAEKFAKLEERTRSALLETLYEELHVNSQAMMGLGGEDDKLENGSGGGGGFFESFKRVIRSRSHSMDAMGLALKKPHTFSTSLSGSLTHNPAESPKFPGISLLVPGKSPSKYGRRGSAIGIGTVEESLIIPGKSPTRKKSGPFSSRRSSAIGIENIQEVQERSRENSPNTQKTPDSGHVSQDPKSDNSSDQSSPEALTTAKISSCLGGRAPSIPEGHDLSRSSSNASSFASVVEENEATEDYDTGLESVSSAGTPHKRDSFSYTNWLEDSMSSTSGNSRASSPGPGKPDRGKGTDIRIKLERPQDHQSSSNC, encoded by the exons ATGCCgcagagaaagaggagtttCACTTTTGGAGCCTATGGGGG GGTGGACAAGACCTTCGCCAAGGCCAGAAGCAAATG GAAACAAGATGGGAGTGACCCGCGGATTTCTGCAACACTAGAGCCACAGCTGTTCCAGCCCACACTCCCATACACCACCTCGCCATTCCCCAAG AGCCCAGATTTATTTGAAATGATTGAGAAGATGCAG GGCAACAGGATGGATGAGCAGCGATGCAGCTTCCCCCCCCCGCTCAAG ACTGAGGAGGACTACATTCCGTACCCAAGTGTCCATGAG GTGTTGGGCAGAAGAAGCCCCTTCCCCCTCATCCTCCTGCCTCAGTTCGGGGGATTTTGGATCGAGGGGAACAACCATGAGCTGAGTGAGCGGGTGGACACGGTGCAGACGCAGCCGCTGTCCCCAAGCACCCGCACCAAGCTGGAGTGTAACACCATGGCCATGCTCTACCGGAAACACTTCCTGGGAAAG GAGCACTTTGATTACTACTCAGTGGACGGGGCCCTGGGACATCTGGTGTTCTCCCTGAAGTACGATGTGATCGGGGACCAGGAACATCTCCGGCTCATGCTCAG GACCAAACTGAAAACCTACCACGATGTGATCCCCATTTCCTGTCTGACCGAGTTTCCCAACGTGGTCCAAATGGCCAAG CTTGTCTGTGAAGAGGTCAACGTGGATCGCTTTTTTCCAGTTCTTTATCCAAAA GCATCACGACTAATCGTCACCTTCGATGAACATGTGATAAACAACAATTTCAAATTCGGTGTCGTGTATCAGAAGTTCGGACAG ACTTCAGAGGAAGAGCTGTTTGGCAACAGTGACGAGAGTCCGGCCTTCGTCGAGTTCCTGGAGTTTTTAGGAGAAAAAATCGAGCTGCACAACTTTAAAGG CTTCCGTGGAGGGCTGGACGTGACTCATGGGCAGACGGGAGCAGAATCTGTCTACTGCAACTACCGCAACAAGGAGGTCATGTTCCATGTGTCCACAAAGCTGCCGTACACAGAGGGGGACACCCAGCAG TTACAGAGGAAGCGACACATAGGGAACGATATCGTGGCCATCGTGTTCCAAGAGGAGAACACTCCGTTCGTACCGGACATGATCGCCTCCAACTTCCTCCACGGCTACGTCGTGGTCCAAGTGGTCAACCCGTGTTCTGACAATGTTCTCTACAAG GTGTCAGTGACAGCACGGGATGACGTTCCTTTCTTTGGTCCGGCCCTCCCAAACCCGGCTGTCTTTAAAAAA GGCCCTGAATTCCATGAATTCCTTTTTACTAAGCTCATCAATGCAGAATACGCCTGTTACAAAGCTGAGAAATTTGCCAAATTAGAG GAGCGAACGCGGTCGGCTTTGTTGGAGACGCTGTACGAGGAGCTTCATGTGAACAGCCAGGCCATGATGGGACTCGGAGGAGAGGACGACAAACTGGAAAacgggagtggaggaggaggggggttctTCGAGTCCTTCAAG CGGGTGATCCGCAGCAGGAGCCACTCTATGGACGCCATGGGTCTTGCTCTCAAGAAGCCGCACACATTCTCCACTAGCCTGAGCGGCAGCTTAACCCACAACCCCGCAGAGAGCCCCAAATTCCCAGGGATA TCGTTGCTTGTCCCAGGCAAAAGTCCCAGTAAATATGGACGTCGAGGCAGCGCCATAGGGATAGGAACAGTAGAAGAG TCGTTGATAATCCCGGGGAAAAGCCCGACCAGGAAGAAATCAGGTCCGTTTAGCTCCAGGAGAAGCAGCGCCATCGGTATTGAAAACATCCAAGAAGTccaggagaggag TCGAGAAAACTCCCCAAACACCCAGAAGACCCCCGACAGTGGCCACGTCTCTCAAGACCCCAAATCAGACAACTCATCCGATCAGAGCTCCCCCGAAGCTCTCACCACCGCTAAGATCAG TTCTTGTCTCGGTGGCAGGGCCCCGTCCATCCCCGAGGGTCACGACctctcccgctcctcctccaaCGCCAGTAGCTTCGCCAGTGTGGTGGAGGAGAACGAGGCCACGGAGGACTACGACACAGGCCTG GAGAGTGTGTCGTCTGCGGGGACGCCGCACAAAAGAGACTCCTTCTCCTACACCAACTGGCTGGAGGACAGCATGAGCAGCACCAGCGGCAACAGTCGTGCGAGCTCCCCAG GGCCTGGTAAACCTGATCGAGGGAAGGGGACAGACATCCGAATCAAACTGGAGCGACCGCAGGATCATCAGTCCTCATCG AACTGTTAG
- the rap1gapa gene encoding rap1 GTPase-activating protein 1 isoform X1: MPQRKRSFTFGAYGGVDKTFAKARSKWKQDGSDPRISATLEPQLFQPTLPYTTSPFPKSPDLFEMIEKMQGNRMDEQRCSFPPPLKTEEDYIPYPSVHEVLGRRSPFPLILLPQFGGFWIEGNNHELSERVDTVQTQPLSPSTRTKLECNTMAMLYRKHFLGKEHFDYYSVDGALGHLVFSLKYDVIGDQEHLRLMLRTKLKTYHDVIPISCLTEFPNVVQMAKLVCEEVNVDRFFPVLYPKASRLIVTFDEHVINNNFKFGVVYQKFGQTSEEELFGNSDESPAFVEFLEFLGEKIELHNFKGFRGGLDVTHGQTGAESVYCNYRNKEVMFHVSTKLPYTEGDTQQLQRKRHIGNDIVAIVFQEENTPFVPDMIASNFLHGYVVVQVVNPCSDNVLYKVSVTARDDVPFFGPALPNPAVFKKGPEFHEFLFTKLINAEYACYKAEKFAKLEERTRSALLETLYEELHVNSQAMMGLGGEDDKLENGSGGGGGFFESFKRVIRSRSHSMDAMGLALKKPHTFSTSLSGSLTHNPAESPKFPGISLLVPGKSPSKYGRRGSAIGIGTVEESLIIPGKSPTRKKSGPFSSRRSSAIGIENIQEVQERSRENSPNTQKTPDSGHVSQDPKSDNSSDQSSPEALTTAKISSCLGGRAPSIPEGHDLSRSSSNASSFASVVEENEATEDYDTGLESVSSAGTPHKRDSFSYTNWLEDSMSSTSGNSRASSPGPGKPDRGKGTDIRIKLERPQDHQSSSPSHKSLPLGEMRRVQAFAVSRDEKEEDEEEET; this comes from the exons ATGCCgcagagaaagaggagtttCACTTTTGGAGCCTATGGGGG GGTGGACAAGACCTTCGCCAAGGCCAGAAGCAAATG GAAACAAGATGGGAGTGACCCGCGGATTTCTGCAACACTAGAGCCACAGCTGTTCCAGCCCACACTCCCATACACCACCTCGCCATTCCCCAAG AGCCCAGATTTATTTGAAATGATTGAGAAGATGCAG GGCAACAGGATGGATGAGCAGCGATGCAGCTTCCCCCCCCCGCTCAAG ACTGAGGAGGACTACATTCCGTACCCAAGTGTCCATGAG GTGTTGGGCAGAAGAAGCCCCTTCCCCCTCATCCTCCTGCCTCAGTTCGGGGGATTTTGGATCGAGGGGAACAACCATGAGCTGAGTGAGCGGGTGGACACGGTGCAGACGCAGCCGCTGTCCCCAAGCACCCGCACCAAGCTGGAGTGTAACACCATGGCCATGCTCTACCGGAAACACTTCCTGGGAAAG GAGCACTTTGATTACTACTCAGTGGACGGGGCCCTGGGACATCTGGTGTTCTCCCTGAAGTACGATGTGATCGGGGACCAGGAACATCTCCGGCTCATGCTCAG GACCAAACTGAAAACCTACCACGATGTGATCCCCATTTCCTGTCTGACCGAGTTTCCCAACGTGGTCCAAATGGCCAAG CTTGTCTGTGAAGAGGTCAACGTGGATCGCTTTTTTCCAGTTCTTTATCCAAAA GCATCACGACTAATCGTCACCTTCGATGAACATGTGATAAACAACAATTTCAAATTCGGTGTCGTGTATCAGAAGTTCGGACAG ACTTCAGAGGAAGAGCTGTTTGGCAACAGTGACGAGAGTCCGGCCTTCGTCGAGTTCCTGGAGTTTTTAGGAGAAAAAATCGAGCTGCACAACTTTAAAGG CTTCCGTGGAGGGCTGGACGTGACTCATGGGCAGACGGGAGCAGAATCTGTCTACTGCAACTACCGCAACAAGGAGGTCATGTTCCATGTGTCCACAAAGCTGCCGTACACAGAGGGGGACACCCAGCAG TTACAGAGGAAGCGACACATAGGGAACGATATCGTGGCCATCGTGTTCCAAGAGGAGAACACTCCGTTCGTACCGGACATGATCGCCTCCAACTTCCTCCACGGCTACGTCGTGGTCCAAGTGGTCAACCCGTGTTCTGACAATGTTCTCTACAAG GTGTCAGTGACAGCACGGGATGACGTTCCTTTCTTTGGTCCGGCCCTCCCAAACCCGGCTGTCTTTAAAAAA GGCCCTGAATTCCATGAATTCCTTTTTACTAAGCTCATCAATGCAGAATACGCCTGTTACAAAGCTGAGAAATTTGCCAAATTAGAG GAGCGAACGCGGTCGGCTTTGTTGGAGACGCTGTACGAGGAGCTTCATGTGAACAGCCAGGCCATGATGGGACTCGGAGGAGAGGACGACAAACTGGAAAacgggagtggaggaggaggggggttctTCGAGTCCTTCAAG CGGGTGATCCGCAGCAGGAGCCACTCTATGGACGCCATGGGTCTTGCTCTCAAGAAGCCGCACACATTCTCCACTAGCCTGAGCGGCAGCTTAACCCACAACCCCGCAGAGAGCCCCAAATTCCCAGGGATA TCGTTGCTTGTCCCAGGCAAAAGTCCCAGTAAATATGGACGTCGAGGCAGCGCCATAGGGATAGGAACAGTAGAAGAG TCGTTGATAATCCCGGGGAAAAGCCCGACCAGGAAGAAATCAGGTCCGTTTAGCTCCAGGAGAAGCAGCGCCATCGGTATTGAAAACATCCAAGAAGTccaggagaggag TCGAGAAAACTCCCCAAACACCCAGAAGACCCCCGACAGTGGCCACGTCTCTCAAGACCCCAAATCAGACAACTCATCCGATCAGAGCTCCCCCGAAGCTCTCACCACCGCTAAGATCAG TTCTTGTCTCGGTGGCAGGGCCCCGTCCATCCCCGAGGGTCACGACctctcccgctcctcctccaaCGCCAGTAGCTTCGCCAGTGTGGTGGAGGAGAACGAGGCCACGGAGGACTACGACACAGGCCTG GAGAGTGTGTCGTCTGCGGGGACGCCGCACAAAAGAGACTCCTTCTCCTACACCAACTGGCTGGAGGACAGCATGAGCAGCACCAGCGGCAACAGTCGTGCGAGCTCCCCAG GGCCTGGTAAACCTGATCGAGGGAAGGGGACAGACATCCGAATCAAACTGGAGCGACCGCAGGATCATCAGTCCTCATCG CCCTCCCATAAGTCACTGCCCCTCGGGGAGATGAGACGAGTGCAGGCGTTCGCCGTGAGCAGagatgagaaggaggaagatgaggaagaggagacgtaG
- the rap1gapa gene encoding rap1 GTPase-activating protein 1 isoform X2: MPQRKRSFTFGAYGGVDKTFAKARSKWKQDGSDPRISATLEPQLFQPTLPYTTSPFPKGNRMDEQRCSFPPPLKTEEDYIPYPSVHEVLGRRSPFPLILLPQFGGFWIEGNNHELSERVDTVQTQPLSPSTRTKLECNTMAMLYRKHFLGKEHFDYYSVDGALGHLVFSLKYDVIGDQEHLRLMLRTKLKTYHDVIPISCLTEFPNVVQMAKLVCEEVNVDRFFPVLYPKASRLIVTFDEHVINNNFKFGVVYQKFGQTSEEELFGNSDESPAFVEFLEFLGEKIELHNFKGFRGGLDVTHGQTGAESVYCNYRNKEVMFHVSTKLPYTEGDTQQLQRKRHIGNDIVAIVFQEENTPFVPDMIASNFLHGYVVVQVVNPCSDNVLYKVSVTARDDVPFFGPALPNPAVFKKGPEFHEFLFTKLINAEYACYKAEKFAKLEERTRSALLETLYEELHVNSQAMMGLGGEDDKLENGSGGGGGFFESFKRVIRSRSHSMDAMGLALKKPHTFSTSLSGSLTHNPAESPKFPGISLLVPGKSPSKYGRRGSAIGIGTVEESLIIPGKSPTRKKSGPFSSRRSSAIGIENIQEVQERSRENSPNTQKTPDSGHVSQDPKSDNSSDQSSPEALTTAKISSCLGGRAPSIPEGHDLSRSSSNASSFASVVEENEATEDYDTGLESVSSAGTPHKRDSFSYTNWLEDSMSSTSGNSRASSPGPGKPDRGKGTDIRIKLERPQDHQSSSPSHKSLPLGEMRRVQAFAVSRDEKEEDEEEET, translated from the exons ATGCCgcagagaaagaggagtttCACTTTTGGAGCCTATGGGGG GGTGGACAAGACCTTCGCCAAGGCCAGAAGCAAATG GAAACAAGATGGGAGTGACCCGCGGATTTCTGCAACACTAGAGCCACAGCTGTTCCAGCCCACACTCCCATACACCACCTCGCCATTCCCCAAG GGCAACAGGATGGATGAGCAGCGATGCAGCTTCCCCCCCCCGCTCAAG ACTGAGGAGGACTACATTCCGTACCCAAGTGTCCATGAG GTGTTGGGCAGAAGAAGCCCCTTCCCCCTCATCCTCCTGCCTCAGTTCGGGGGATTTTGGATCGAGGGGAACAACCATGAGCTGAGTGAGCGGGTGGACACGGTGCAGACGCAGCCGCTGTCCCCAAGCACCCGCACCAAGCTGGAGTGTAACACCATGGCCATGCTCTACCGGAAACACTTCCTGGGAAAG GAGCACTTTGATTACTACTCAGTGGACGGGGCCCTGGGACATCTGGTGTTCTCCCTGAAGTACGATGTGATCGGGGACCAGGAACATCTCCGGCTCATGCTCAG GACCAAACTGAAAACCTACCACGATGTGATCCCCATTTCCTGTCTGACCGAGTTTCCCAACGTGGTCCAAATGGCCAAG CTTGTCTGTGAAGAGGTCAACGTGGATCGCTTTTTTCCAGTTCTTTATCCAAAA GCATCACGACTAATCGTCACCTTCGATGAACATGTGATAAACAACAATTTCAAATTCGGTGTCGTGTATCAGAAGTTCGGACAG ACTTCAGAGGAAGAGCTGTTTGGCAACAGTGACGAGAGTCCGGCCTTCGTCGAGTTCCTGGAGTTTTTAGGAGAAAAAATCGAGCTGCACAACTTTAAAGG CTTCCGTGGAGGGCTGGACGTGACTCATGGGCAGACGGGAGCAGAATCTGTCTACTGCAACTACCGCAACAAGGAGGTCATGTTCCATGTGTCCACAAAGCTGCCGTACACAGAGGGGGACACCCAGCAG TTACAGAGGAAGCGACACATAGGGAACGATATCGTGGCCATCGTGTTCCAAGAGGAGAACACTCCGTTCGTACCGGACATGATCGCCTCCAACTTCCTCCACGGCTACGTCGTGGTCCAAGTGGTCAACCCGTGTTCTGACAATGTTCTCTACAAG GTGTCAGTGACAGCACGGGATGACGTTCCTTTCTTTGGTCCGGCCCTCCCAAACCCGGCTGTCTTTAAAAAA GGCCCTGAATTCCATGAATTCCTTTTTACTAAGCTCATCAATGCAGAATACGCCTGTTACAAAGCTGAGAAATTTGCCAAATTAGAG GAGCGAACGCGGTCGGCTTTGTTGGAGACGCTGTACGAGGAGCTTCATGTGAACAGCCAGGCCATGATGGGACTCGGAGGAGAGGACGACAAACTGGAAAacgggagtggaggaggaggggggttctTCGAGTCCTTCAAG CGGGTGATCCGCAGCAGGAGCCACTCTATGGACGCCATGGGTCTTGCTCTCAAGAAGCCGCACACATTCTCCACTAGCCTGAGCGGCAGCTTAACCCACAACCCCGCAGAGAGCCCCAAATTCCCAGGGATA TCGTTGCTTGTCCCAGGCAAAAGTCCCAGTAAATATGGACGTCGAGGCAGCGCCATAGGGATAGGAACAGTAGAAGAG TCGTTGATAATCCCGGGGAAAAGCCCGACCAGGAAGAAATCAGGTCCGTTTAGCTCCAGGAGAAGCAGCGCCATCGGTATTGAAAACATCCAAGAAGTccaggagaggag TCGAGAAAACTCCCCAAACACCCAGAAGACCCCCGACAGTGGCCACGTCTCTCAAGACCCCAAATCAGACAACTCATCCGATCAGAGCTCCCCCGAAGCTCTCACCACCGCTAAGATCAG TTCTTGTCTCGGTGGCAGGGCCCCGTCCATCCCCGAGGGTCACGACctctcccgctcctcctccaaCGCCAGTAGCTTCGCCAGTGTGGTGGAGGAGAACGAGGCCACGGAGGACTACGACACAGGCCTG GAGAGTGTGTCGTCTGCGGGGACGCCGCACAAAAGAGACTCCTTCTCCTACACCAACTGGCTGGAGGACAGCATGAGCAGCACCAGCGGCAACAGTCGTGCGAGCTCCCCAG GGCCTGGTAAACCTGATCGAGGGAAGGGGACAGACATCCGAATCAAACTGGAGCGACCGCAGGATCATCAGTCCTCATCG CCCTCCCATAAGTCACTGCCCCTCGGGGAGATGAGACGAGTGCAGGCGTTCGCCGTGAGCAGagatgagaaggaggaagatgaggaagaggagacgtaG